One Tachysurus fulvidraco isolate hzauxx_2018 chromosome 2, HZAU_PFXX_2.0, whole genome shotgun sequence DNA segment encodes these proteins:
- the gpr37l1a gene encoding G-protein coupled receptor 37-like 1 isoform X1, which produces MLHLLYLAVLCAGGTETRRVNNMWSPTEAASRDLLAVSPTGLVSASSVLSHSDSVPRESVVTPQDSQRRRLARGSNDGRSKPRTEHHEHRHPRPFDPDSYFTTPKVFNGSLLVHNPLYPVTGESYGAYAVMLLALVVFAVGVVANLAVTCAVWHNHYLQNAHNCVLASLALWDLGVIFFCLPVVIFHELTKRRLMGDLSCRLVPYIEVTSMGVSTFSLCALSVDRFQTLTSSSSSSSKTPESFSSIVSKLSVIWVGSLLLAVPELMIWHLETELSRVSHLPVDSCVRLPPSSPHFSESVYSLVVTYHESRMWWIFGCFFCLPLLFSFSCHLLTSQISDGNVTSSSCPASSSSTLSKKLVTMLAIFYGVFCLPEHAWNISLTYAGVQVNGGILALLALIGQFLMFVRASATPILILSLCRSLGQSFVDCCCCCCEECLPKKPSSPSLASSSVSSSSLSAVLEKNKKSQVDFEKKVKENLAEMAIETPC; this is translated from the exons ATGCTCCATTTGCTTTATCTGGCTGTGTTGTGTGCAGGAGGGACGGAGACTCGCCGTGTGAACAACATG TGGAGCCCCACAGAGGCGGCGTCACGTGACCTCCTCGCTGTCTCCCCCACAGGACTGGTCAGTGCCAGCTCAGTACTATCACATAGTGACAGTGTACCGCGAGAGTCAGTGGTCACACCCCAGGACAGTCAACGAAGGAGATTGGCACGTGGCTCTAATGATGGGAGATCGAAGCCAAGAACGGAGCATCACGAGCACCGACACCCTCGGCCCTTTGACCCGGACAGTTATTTCACCACGCCGAAGGTTTTTAATGGCTCTCTGTTGGTGCACAACCCTCTGTACCCGGTGACCGGTGAGTCGTACGGAGCGTATGCTGTGATGCTGTTAGCGCTGGTGGTGTTTGCAGTGGGTGTGGTCGCCAATCTGGCCGTCACCTGCGCTGTGTGGCACAACCACTATCTGCAGAACGCTCACAACTGTGTCCTGGCCAGTCTGGCACTCTGGGACCTTGGTGTGATCTTCTTCTGCCTTCCGGTCGTCATCTTCCACGAGCTCACCAAGAGACGACTAATGGGAGACTTGTCCTGCCGCCTTGTACCATATATAGAG gtgaCATCTATGGGAGTAAGCACCTTCAGTCTCTGTGCTCTGAGTGTTGATCGCTTCCAGACATTAAcaagctcctcctcctcttcctccaagACCCCCGAGTCTTTCAGCTCCATCGTGTCAAAGCTATCAGTGATCTGGGTGGGCTCTCTGCTCCTCGCCGTCCCCGAGCTCATGATCTGGCATTTGGAGACAGAGCTGTCTCGTGTCTCGCACCTCCCTGTTGACTCGTGTGTTCGTCTTCCACCTTCATCTCCACATTTCTCAGAATCTGTCTATTCCCTCGTCGTGACATACCATGAGTCGCGAATGTGGTGGATCTTCGGCTGTTTTTTCTGTCTGCCTTTGCTCTTCTCGTTCTCGTGCCATCTTCTGACGAGCCAGATTTCTGACGGTAATGTCACCTCCTCTTCCTGTCCTGCATCCTCGTCTTCCACCTTGTCCAAGAAGCTTGTCACTATGCTAGCGATCTTTTATGGAGTGTTCTGCCTTCCTGAACATGCCTGGAACATCAGCCTCACCTATGCCGGGGTGCAGGTGAACGGGGGAATTCTGGCCCTGCTGGCTCTGATCGGTCAGTTCCTGATGTTCGTCAGGGCCTCGGCCACGCCCATTTTGATCCTCAGCTTGTGTCGATCATTGGGGCAGAGCTTTGTGgactgctgctgttgctgctgtgaAGAATGTCTGCCCAAGAAACCTTCATCACCATCACTGGCATCATCATCTGTGTCTTCGTCATCATTGTCAGCAGTtttggagaaaaacaaaaagtcaCAGGTCGACTTTgagaagaaagtgaaagagaattTAGCGGAGATGGCTATAGAAACTCCATGCTGA
- the gpr37l1a gene encoding G-protein coupled receptor 37-like 1 isoform X2 translates to MWSPTEAASRDLLAVSPTGLVSASSVLSHSDSVPRESVVTPQDSQRRRLARGSNDGRSKPRTEHHEHRHPRPFDPDSYFTTPKVFNGSLLVHNPLYPVTGESYGAYAVMLLALVVFAVGVVANLAVTCAVWHNHYLQNAHNCVLASLALWDLGVIFFCLPVVIFHELTKRRLMGDLSCRLVPYIEVTSMGVSTFSLCALSVDRFQTLTSSSSSSSKTPESFSSIVSKLSVIWVGSLLLAVPELMIWHLETELSRVSHLPVDSCVRLPPSSPHFSESVYSLVVTYHESRMWWIFGCFFCLPLLFSFSCHLLTSQISDGNVTSSSCPASSSSTLSKKLVTMLAIFYGVFCLPEHAWNISLTYAGVQVNGGILALLALIGQFLMFVRASATPILILSLCRSLGQSFVDCCCCCCEECLPKKPSSPSLASSSVSSSSLSAVLEKNKKSQVDFEKKVKENLAEMAIETPC, encoded by the exons ATG TGGAGCCCCACAGAGGCGGCGTCACGTGACCTCCTCGCTGTCTCCCCCACAGGACTGGTCAGTGCCAGCTCAGTACTATCACATAGTGACAGTGTACCGCGAGAGTCAGTGGTCACACCCCAGGACAGTCAACGAAGGAGATTGGCACGTGGCTCTAATGATGGGAGATCGAAGCCAAGAACGGAGCATCACGAGCACCGACACCCTCGGCCCTTTGACCCGGACAGTTATTTCACCACGCCGAAGGTTTTTAATGGCTCTCTGTTGGTGCACAACCCTCTGTACCCGGTGACCGGTGAGTCGTACGGAGCGTATGCTGTGATGCTGTTAGCGCTGGTGGTGTTTGCAGTGGGTGTGGTCGCCAATCTGGCCGTCACCTGCGCTGTGTGGCACAACCACTATCTGCAGAACGCTCACAACTGTGTCCTGGCCAGTCTGGCACTCTGGGACCTTGGTGTGATCTTCTTCTGCCTTCCGGTCGTCATCTTCCACGAGCTCACCAAGAGACGACTAATGGGAGACTTGTCCTGCCGCCTTGTACCATATATAGAG gtgaCATCTATGGGAGTAAGCACCTTCAGTCTCTGTGCTCTGAGTGTTGATCGCTTCCAGACATTAAcaagctcctcctcctcttcctccaagACCCCCGAGTCTTTCAGCTCCATCGTGTCAAAGCTATCAGTGATCTGGGTGGGCTCTCTGCTCCTCGCCGTCCCCGAGCTCATGATCTGGCATTTGGAGACAGAGCTGTCTCGTGTCTCGCACCTCCCTGTTGACTCGTGTGTTCGTCTTCCACCTTCATCTCCACATTTCTCAGAATCTGTCTATTCCCTCGTCGTGACATACCATGAGTCGCGAATGTGGTGGATCTTCGGCTGTTTTTTCTGTCTGCCTTTGCTCTTCTCGTTCTCGTGCCATCTTCTGACGAGCCAGATTTCTGACGGTAATGTCACCTCCTCTTCCTGTCCTGCATCCTCGTCTTCCACCTTGTCCAAGAAGCTTGTCACTATGCTAGCGATCTTTTATGGAGTGTTCTGCCTTCCTGAACATGCCTGGAACATCAGCCTCACCTATGCCGGGGTGCAGGTGAACGGGGGAATTCTGGCCCTGCTGGCTCTGATCGGTCAGTTCCTGATGTTCGTCAGGGCCTCGGCCACGCCCATTTTGATCCTCAGCTTGTGTCGATCATTGGGGCAGAGCTTTGTGgactgctgctgttgctgctgtgaAGAATGTCTGCCCAAGAAACCTTCATCACCATCACTGGCATCATCATCTGTGTCTTCGTCATCATTGTCAGCAGTtttggagaaaaacaaaaagtcaCAGGTCGACTTTgagaagaaagtgaaagagaattTAGCGGAGATGGCTATAGAAACTCCATGCTGA
- the arl8a gene encoding ADP-ribosylation factor-like protein 8A isoform X2 has product MIALFNKLLDWFKALFWKEEMELTLVGLQYSGKTTFVNVIASGQFSEDMIPTVGFNMRKITKGNVTIKLWDIGGQPRFRSMWERYCRGVSAIVYMVDAADPEKIEASKNELHNLLDKPQLQGIPVLVLGNKRDLHGALDEKELIERMNLSAIQDREICCYSISCKEKDNIDITLQWLIQHSRTRRS; this is encoded by the exons ATGATCGCGTTATTTAACAAACTCCTGGACTGGTTTAAAGCTCTGTTCTGGAAGGAGGAGATGGAGCTGACGCTGGTGGGCCTGCAGTACTCCGGGAAGACCACATTCGTCAACGTGATCGCG tcaggaCAATTCAGCGAGGACATGATCCCCACTGTTGGTTTCAACATGCGTAAGATCACTAAAGGAAACGTCACCATTAAG ctgtGGGATATTGGAGGGCAGCCGAGGTTCCGTAGTATGTGGGAGAGATACTGCAGGGGGGTCAGTGCCATCGT gtacATGGTGGATGCTGCAGATCCGGAGAAAATTGAGGCATCTAAAAACGAGCTGCACAACCTGTTAGACAAACCGCAGCTTCAGGGTATTCCT GTTCTTGTGTTGGGCAATAAGAGGGATCTGCATGGGGCGTTGGATGAGAAGGAGCTGATCGAGAGGAT GAACCTGTCTGCCATTCAGGACCGGGAGATCTGCTGCTACTCCATATCATGTAAGGAGAAGGACAACAttg atatcACACTACAGTGGCTGATTCAGCACTCCAGAACCAGACGGAGCTGA
- the arl8a gene encoding ADP-ribosylation factor-like protein 8A isoform X1: MIALFNKLLDWFKALFWKEEMELTLVGLQYSGKTTFVNVIASGQFSEDMIPTVGFNMRKITKGNVTIKLWDIGGQPRFRSMWERYCRGVSAIVYMVDAADPEKIEASKNELHNLLDKPQLQGIPCLCVLCVCLCVCVCVRALQVLVLGNKRDLHGALDEKELIERMNLSAIQDREICCYSISCKEKDNIDITLQWLIQHSRTRRS, encoded by the exons ATGATCGCGTTATTTAACAAACTCCTGGACTGGTTTAAAGCTCTGTTCTGGAAGGAGGAGATGGAGCTGACGCTGGTGGGCCTGCAGTACTCCGGGAAGACCACATTCGTCAACGTGATCGCG tcaggaCAATTCAGCGAGGACATGATCCCCACTGTTGGTTTCAACATGCGTAAGATCACTAAAGGAAACGTCACCATTAAG ctgtGGGATATTGGAGGGCAGCCGAGGTTCCGTAGTATGTGGGAGAGATACTGCAGGGGGGTCAGTGCCATCGT gtacATGGTGGATGCTGCAGATCCGGAGAAAATTGAGGCATCTAAAAACGAGCTGCACAACCTGTTAGACAAACCGCAGCTTCAGGGTATTCCT tgtttgtgtgttttgtgtgtgtgtttgtgtgtgtgtgtgtgtgtgcgcgcactgcAGGTTCTTGTGTTGGGCAATAAGAGGGATCTGCATGGGGCGTTGGATGAGAAGGAGCTGATCGAGAGGAT GAACCTGTCTGCCATTCAGGACCGGGAGATCTGCTGCTACTCCATATCATGTAAGGAGAAGGACAACAttg atatcACACTACAGTGGCTGATTCAGCACTCCAGAACCAGACGGAGCTGA